The Amycolatopsis jiangsuensis nucleotide sequence GCGGTACGGCTGAAAAGGCACGTGCCCCATGAGAACAAGAGTTGGTACGCGCGTGCAACTTCTTTTTCCAGCGGGCGAGACCACGGCCCGCCACGAGCCGGCGCTCCTCTCCTCGATACGGCCGCTGGCTCACCACCGGCCGTAGTGGACGACCTCGCTGCGTGGCTTGCGTTTGCGGGTGTTCGGGGAGGCGCCTTCGGAGATCTTCCGGTCGTTGTCGTGGCCGATGGCGACGGCGCCGATGGGCACGTGCCCGGCCGGAATGCCGAACTCGGTGCGCAGCGTGTCGAAGTCCTCGTCCCCGATGCCGAAGTACACCGCACCGAGCCCCTCGTCCACCGCCGTCTGGAGGATGAGCAGGACCGCCATGCCGGTGTCGATGTACCAGAACGGAACCGGCCAGTGGTCCTCGCTGCGGTCGGTCCAGCCCTTGTCCTGCTCCGCGTACCGGTCGAGGTAGGCGTCCTTCACCGCGAACGGGACCACCAGCAGCGGGGCCGTCCGGTAGGCGTCCGCGGACCAGTGCCCCACCACTTCGGTGAACCGCTTGACCTCGTCGCCTCGCAGCACCAGGAAGGACTGCCCTTGCGAGAAGCCGGCCGACGGCCCGCGCACCGCGTTGGCCATGATCCGCCGGATGCTCTCGTCGGGCACCGGCTCGTCGGTGAACTCGCGCACCATGCGCCGCCGCCGCACCACGTCCTGAAACTCCATCGTTCCCCCTTGGCGCAGGTCCACGGAATGCAGTCCGGTCAGCCTAATGGCGTGGTGGCCCGACGAACGTCGGTTCCGGCCGCGCCGGACCGCACGTGCTGGCACGCCGGGTCGCTTGCCCGGGTGGCGGTGCGTGCGTGGGGGACGCCCCGGCCGGAGCAGTGGCGACACGCTGTCCGACGGAGTGAAGCGGGTAACCGGGAGCCAACTACCCCCGTGTGAGTGAGCGCGCCGTCCTTTCAGGGGGCACGGCTACCATGAGTCAATTTCAGAATCGGTCCCGATGATCTTCGGGGGGATGGACAAGCGATCCACGTTAATCAATTGCGGGGCTATTCGTCGTCGTCGGATTCGGCACGTGAGGGTGAGAAAATCTCACTGACCGGTGATCGGGTGGTGCTGGGCCGACACGGCGGGTATCGATTTATCCCGTCAGGTCCCCAGAGGCCAGGAGGTAGGGAATGAAAGGCAAGATCGGGCGAATCCTCGCCGTGGTAGCCGCCGGCAGTCTGCTCGCGGTGAGCACCTCGGGGATCGCTGCCGCGAGCCCCGCCGGCGGCAAAGGGTCGTCGTCCACCCAGGCAGTCGCCGCGCAGGTGCTGCAGATGCGCGATGATCTGACCAAGGTGGCGTACGCCGGCGACGTCGGCATGACCAGGGGCGATCTGGAGAAACTGAGCCCGGTGCTCGGCGATCTCGCGTCCGGCAAGCGTTACCAGGTCCAGTCCGAAACGCAGAACCTCTCGTCGGCGGCCAAGGTGCGCGCGGACGAGTCCAACCGCCTCCTGGCGGACCCGGCGGCCGTCCCGCAGCAGCTTCCGCCGCTGCCGCTGCCGCCGATCCCGGACCTGCCCGGCCCGCTGAAAATCGTGAGCGATCTGCTCAAAGCGGTACTCGGCGCCGTGACCGGCATTCTGGGCGGCCTGCTCGGATCCGTACCGGTGCCACCATTGCCGGTTCCCGTTCCGGCCACGTAAAAACGCGAACACGCCGAAAACCACCTCGTGGGCACTGCACCGGAAAAGCCGGTGCGACCGCTCACGAGGTGGTTTTCGTGTCCGCCAATCCCAGACGAAGCGCGCCGGCCACTTCCGACACGGCCTCGCGGAAGCGGGTACCGATCCCGGTGAAGCTGAGGAAACCGTGGATCAGGTCCTCCTGCCGACTCAGCGCCACCGATACGCCTGCCGCGCGCAATTTCTCCGCGTACGCCTCGCCTTCGTCGCGCAGTGGATCGAAACCGGCGGTGACCACATACGCCGGTGGGAGTCCACTGTGGTCGGACGCGAGGAGTGGCGAAAGCCGCGGATCGGCCTTGTCGGTACCTTCGGGCACGTAGTGGCCCTCGAACCAGGTCATCGATTCGTCGGTCAGGAACAGGTTCTCGCCGAACAGCGCGCGGGAGCGGCGCCGGGTGGTGAAGTCGACGGCCGGGTAGAGCAGCAGCTGGAACGCCGGCGCCGGGCCGCCCCTGCGGGTCGTCTCCAGTGCCACGACGGCGGTCAGGTTCCCGCCCGCGCTGTCGCCGCCCACCGCGATGCGGTCCGGGTCGGCACCCAGATTGGCGGCCTTGGCGTGCGCGAAGTCGAACGCGGCGAGCGCGTCGTCCGCCGCCGCGGGAAAGGGAGCTTCCGGTGCCAGCCGGTACTCAACCGACAGCACCCGCACCCCGGCGTGCTTCGCGAGGTAGCTCGCCGCGCCGTCGTGCGTGGTCCGGCTGCCGACCACCCAGCCGCCCCCGTGGTAGAAGACCAGCAGCCCGGACGGTTCGGGCAGCCCGTCCGGCGTGTACAGGGTGGCCTCGAGCGAAGTGTCGCCGGAGGGGATCGTGACCTCGCGAGTGGTGACGCCTTCGGTCCGCCTGCCGTTGATGACCAGCTGCCCGGCTTCGAGCATCGTGCGGGCGTTCGGGACCTCTCCGGTGCCCAGCCCGGCCCCGGAAACCTTCTGCAGCCGCAGCAGCACCTGCGCGTCGAGCGCGAGTTCCTGTCCGTCGATGCGCACCGGCCGTCCGGCGATCAACCGCCGCAGTGGCCTGGGCAGCGCGAAGACCAGCTGCGCGGCCGCGGCCTGGACACGGATCTGGAGCGGGATCGCCATCGTTCCTCCTCGACGCCGGATGCCCCGACGTTACTAGCGAGTAGGCAGCTCGGTCCAGTGGGCCGTTTCGTGTGACCCAGCACTCCCTCTCACATCCTGGTCCTCCACTTAGGTAGAGCAGTTAGCCTGGAGACGCAGGACGTCGAGACCACTTTCGGGTGGTCGTGGGACAAGGGACGGTGGACGTGACGGCAGCGAACCCGGTCAGGGTGCTCGGTATCGGCGGCTCGCTGCGCGAGGGTTCGCAGTCGGAGCGGGCGCTGCGGATCGCGCTCGACGCGGCCGCCGAACGCGGGGTCGTCACGGAGTTGATCCCGGGCCCGGAACTCGTGCTCCCGTTCTACGACACGGCCGCCGCCGAGCGGACCGAACGTGCCGTGCGGCTGATCGAGGCGGTGCGCCGGGCGGACGGGCTGATCGTCGTCTCACCGGGGTACCACGGCGCGTTGTCCGGGCTCGTCAAGAACGCCCTCGACTACGT carries:
- a CDS encoding nitroreductase family protein encodes the protein MEFQDVVRRRRMVREFTDEPVPDESIRRIMANAVRGPSAGFSQGQSFLVLRGDEVKRFTEVVGHWSADAYRTAPLLVVPFAVKDAYLDRYAEQDKGWTDRSEDHWPVPFWYIDTGMAVLLILQTAVDEGLGAVYFGIGDEDFDTLRTEFGIPAGHVPIGAVAIGHDNDRKISEGASPNTRKRKPRSEVVHYGRW
- a CDS encoding alpha/beta hydrolase, producing the protein MAIPLQIRVQAAAAQLVFALPRPLRRLIAGRPVRIDGQELALDAQVLLRLQKVSGAGLGTGEVPNARTMLEAGQLVINGRRTEGVTTREVTIPSGDTSLEATLYTPDGLPEPSGLLVFYHGGGWVVGSRTTHDGAASYLAKHAGVRVLSVEYRLAPEAPFPAAADDALAAFDFAHAKAANLGADPDRIAVGGDSAGGNLTAVVALETTRRGGPAPAFQLLLYPAVDFTTRRRSRALFGENLFLTDESMTWFEGHYVPEGTDKADPRLSPLLASDHSGLPPAYVVTAGFDPLRDEGEAYAEKLRAAGVSVALSRQEDLIHGFLSFTGIGTRFREAVSEVAGALRLGLADTKTTS
- a CDS encoding NADPH-dependent FMN reductase, producing MTAANPVRVLGIGGSLREGSQSERALRIALDAAAERGVVTELIPGPELVLPFYDTAAAERTERAVRLIEAVRRADGLIVVSPGYHGALSGLVKNALDYVEDLREDTRPYLDGRAVGLAAVAYGWQAAVTTLEQLRTITHALRGWATPLGGSVNSAETKFDEGGGASDEKTVRTLRLIGAQVADQALLRSR